The following are from one region of the Alicyclobacillus fastidiosus genome:
- a CDS encoding ABC transporter permease, with protein MMTEPITSPTELIAEPVAKKRKSNAFLRMFFGNWKSVVGAVLFLIFVLMALFAPLIAPYNPLSTNFTQNLSPSHTHLLGTTTTGQDIFSQFVYGTRATLIVGVGAGIVSTIIGLAFGVTSGYRGGWVDNVLNFVSNIFLVLPSLALLIVIESLVHNTTPLLNGLIIGLTGWAWGARVFRAQAMSLRGREFVTAAKLSGASSIRIMVTEIIPNMTSVIASNIIFAILGAILAESGLAFLGLESVNSVSWGTMLYWSQAGGALLNGAWYWFVPPGLGIALVGLSLVLMNFSIDQLTNPRLRQERGGKRRGRKNARLGA; from the coding sequence ATGATGACAGAACCGATTACATCTCCGACTGAGTTAATCGCTGAACCAGTCGCGAAAAAACGCAAATCGAACGCTTTTCTCCGGATGTTCTTTGGAAACTGGAAGTCGGTAGTAGGGGCCGTTCTGTTTCTCATCTTTGTGTTGATGGCGCTCTTCGCCCCACTGATTGCACCCTACAACCCACTGTCGACGAACTTTACGCAAAACTTGTCGCCGAGCCACACGCACCTCTTGGGCACGACGACCACCGGTCAGGATATCTTTTCGCAGTTTGTCTATGGCACACGTGCAACGCTGATCGTCGGCGTCGGTGCGGGAATTGTGTCCACCATCATCGGACTCGCTTTCGGTGTGACAAGCGGTTATCGCGGCGGCTGGGTCGACAACGTGTTGAACTTCGTGTCGAACATTTTTCTTGTGCTGCCGAGTCTGGCGCTCTTGATTGTCATCGAGTCGTTGGTTCATAACACCACCCCGCTTCTAAATGGACTCATCATCGGATTGACCGGCTGGGCTTGGGGCGCCCGCGTGTTTCGGGCACAGGCGATGTCGCTGCGCGGTCGCGAGTTCGTCACCGCCGCTAAACTCTCCGGCGCGTCGTCCATCCGCATCATGGTGACAGAGATCATCCCGAACATGACCAGCGTCATCGCGTCGAACATCATCTTCGCCATCCTTGGCGCGATTCTCGCCGAGTCGGGGCTCGCGTTTCTCGGACTCGAAAGCGTCAACTCCGTCAGTTGGGGCACGATGCTCTACTGGTCGCAGGCGGGCGGTGCACTGCTGAACGGCGCTTGGTACTGGTTCGTCCCGCCGGGCCTCGGGATCGCGCTCGTTGGCCTTTCCTTGGTCCTGATGAATTTCAGCATCGACCAACTTACGAATCCACGCCTACGCCAGGAACGAGGAGGGAAACGCCGTGGACGCAAAAACGCCCGTCTTGGAGCTTGA
- a CDS encoding ABC transporter ATP-binding protein, producing MDAKTPVLELEDVSVVYDSASGPVQAVSDVNLKVYPNEVVGLIGESGSGKSTMANAIMRLMKNNARLTNGTIRVNGKDVYSMSKKELRTFRWNEMAMVFQSAMTALNPVMTIEKQIVDTFRSHRPSMSYKEARDKAIDLLQLVRIDPKYLSSFPHELSGGMRQRIVIAIAIALEPSLVIMDEPTTALDVVVQRSILNQIQELQKQRGFAILFISHDFSLVAEFAQRVAIMYAGRVVENTDAKTLQLGQEHHPYTEGLLRAIPRLTHEEVEIQGIPGHPPDLLHLPKGCAYHPRCPFASQACLQVRPALYELKHSLVECHLYDEVKGGNMEWPSRQTLSKSNT from the coding sequence GTGGACGCAAAAACGCCCGTCTTGGAGCTTGAAGATGTATCGGTCGTCTACGATTCGGCGTCTGGGCCGGTGCAGGCTGTCAGTGACGTCAACCTAAAGGTGTATCCGAACGAAGTGGTAGGGCTCATCGGCGAATCGGGCTCTGGGAAATCGACGATGGCCAATGCCATCATGCGGCTGATGAAGAACAACGCCCGGCTGACGAATGGCACGATTCGCGTCAATGGCAAAGATGTCTACTCGATGAGCAAAAAGGAGTTGCGGACGTTCCGCTGGAACGAGATGGCGATGGTGTTCCAGAGTGCGATGACCGCATTGAACCCTGTGATGACGATTGAAAAGCAAATCGTCGATACGTTCCGCAGCCACCGGCCGTCGATGTCGTACAAGGAAGCCCGGGATAAGGCGATCGACCTGCTGCAACTCGTGCGCATCGACCCAAAGTACCTGAGCAGCTTTCCGCATGAGCTGTCCGGTGGGATGCGCCAGCGCATCGTGATCGCCATCGCGATTGCCCTGGAGCCGTCGCTTGTCATCATGGACGAACCGACGACGGCACTGGACGTCGTGGTGCAGCGCTCGATTCTGAACCAGATTCAGGAACTGCAGAAACAGCGCGGATTTGCCATCTTGTTTATCAGCCACGATTTCAGCCTGGTCGCGGAGTTCGCGCAGCGCGTGGCGATCATGTACGCGGGGCGGGTCGTGGAGAACACCGACGCGAAGACGCTGCAGCTCGGTCAGGAACACCATCCGTACACGGAGGGGCTGTTGCGTGCGATTCCGCGACTGACGCACGAAGAGGTCGAAATTCAAGGGATCCCAGGGCATCCGCCAGATCTGCTGCACTTGCCGAAAGGTTGTGCATACCACCCGCGTTGCCCATTCGCGTCACAGGCGTGCTTGCAAGTAAGACCAGCGTTGTATGAACTGAAACACTCACTGGTCGAGTGTCATCTGTACGATGAAGTGAAGGGGGGCAACATGGAATGGCCGAGCAGACAAACTTTGTCGAAGTCGAACACCTGA
- a CDS encoding ABC transporter ATP-binding protein translates to MAEQTNFVEVEHLKIRFPIRQKGGQAFITPVDDVSFKIRPGEVLALVGESGSGKSTIGRSLVRILEPSEGRIQVGGKDVTHIKGTALTQYRKVAQMVFQDPFGSLNPVRTLEKHLTFPLKKYRGGSAKEISQHVDDLFLRVGLTPVPEFRAKYPHELSGGQRQRVAIARALAVNPAFVVADEPISMLDVSIRAGILELMNELKRDFNLSYLYITHDLASARYFGDRIMVLYGGRVMETATSRELLERPMHPYTRLMFAATPGSNWNTPLPETSNEAPNLLEGRKGCPFAHRCPFVKDSCREETPVLRALSDQHHVACHFAEELA, encoded by the coding sequence ATGGCCGAGCAGACAAACTTTGTCGAAGTCGAACACCTGAAAATTCGCTTCCCGATCCGGCAAAAGGGAGGGCAAGCGTTCATCACGCCAGTGGACGACGTGAGCTTCAAGATTCGGCCAGGAGAGGTGTTGGCCTTGGTCGGGGAGTCCGGAAGCGGGAAGAGCACCATCGGGCGCTCCCTGGTACGCATCCTGGAGCCATCGGAAGGCAGGATTCAGGTGGGCGGCAAGGACGTGACGCACATCAAGGGCACAGCCCTCACGCAGTACCGCAAAGTGGCGCAAATGGTGTTCCAGGACCCATTTGGCTCGCTGAATCCAGTGCGGACCTTGGAGAAGCACTTGACCTTCCCGTTAAAGAAATACCGCGGCGGGAGCGCGAAGGAGATTTCGCAGCACGTGGACGACTTGTTCCTACGCGTGGGATTGACGCCAGTGCCAGAGTTTCGCGCGAAGTACCCCCACGAACTGTCAGGGGGACAACGGCAGAGGGTAGCCATTGCGCGCGCATTAGCGGTGAACCCGGCGTTCGTGGTCGCGGACGAGCCGATTTCGATGCTCGACGTGTCGATCCGGGCGGGCATTCTGGAACTGATGAACGAACTGAAGCGGGACTTCAACTTGTCCTATTTATATATCACCCACGATCTCGCCTCAGCGCGCTACTTTGGCGACCGCATCATGGTGTTGTATGGCGGGCGGGTGATGGAGACGGCGACGTCGAGAGAGTTGCTGGAAAGGCCGATGCATCCGTATACGCGCTTGATGTTCGCGGCGACGCCGGGCAGCAATTGGAATACGCCGTTGCCGGAGACGAGCAACGAGGCGCCGAACTTGCTGGAGGGGCGCAAAGGGTGCCCATTTGCGCATCGCTGCCCGTTTGTGAAGGACAGCTGCCGCGAGGAAACACCTGTGCTGCGGGCGCTATCGGACCAACATCACGTCGCGTGCCACTTCGCTGAAGAACTCGCGTGA
- a CDS encoding GH1 family beta-glucosidase, whose product MTRSFIEFPSDFVFGTATAAYQIEGAAKADGRGESIWDRFSHTPGKVFEGHTGDVACDHYHRYEEDIKLMHELGIPAYRLSISWPRIFPERGKFNQAGIDFYRRVLETLHKYEIEPAVTLYHWDLPQYLQDEGGWANRATVDYFVEYATKVFRELGDLVPKFITHNEPWCASFLSYGLGHHAPGHHDWREAYAAAHHILLSHGKAVEAYRAGGYQGEIGITLNFTWVDSASNRPEDVAAARREDGFANRWFIEPLMKRQYPSDMVEWVEGRIGALDFIEPGDLESIASTIDFLGINFYSRNVVQAGAGNAHLESQVVQPSADRVTDMGWEIHPESLYRLLTWLKSEYTADLPLVITENGAAFRDELVDGEVQDVDRVNYVADHLEAAKRFIDEGGPLKGYYLWSFMDNFEWAFGYSKRFGMVYVDYATQVRTVKASGKWYSGQIAHHRAANVR is encoded by the coding sequence TTGACCAGATCATTTATCGAGTTTCCGTCGGACTTCGTCTTTGGCACAGCTACGGCCGCGTACCAAATCGAAGGCGCGGCCAAGGCAGACGGCCGTGGCGAGTCCATCTGGGACAGATTTTCACATACGCCAGGCAAAGTGTTTGAGGGGCATACAGGCGATGTCGCCTGCGACCACTACCACCGTTACGAGGAAGACATCAAGCTGATGCACGAGCTCGGGATTCCAGCCTATCGGTTGTCGATTTCGTGGCCGCGCATCTTCCCAGAGCGGGGCAAGTTTAACCAAGCGGGCATCGACTTTTACCGCCGAGTGCTCGAGACCTTGCACAAGTACGAGATCGAGCCAGCTGTGACCCTGTATCACTGGGACCTCCCACAGTATTTGCAGGACGAAGGCGGATGGGCCAACCGGGCGACAGTCGACTACTTTGTGGAGTACGCGACGAAAGTGTTTAGGGAGTTAGGAGACCTCGTTCCGAAGTTTATCACGCACAACGAACCGTGGTGCGCGTCGTTTCTGAGCTACGGGCTCGGCCATCATGCACCAGGGCACCACGACTGGCGGGAGGCATACGCCGCGGCGCACCATATTCTCTTGTCTCACGGCAAGGCTGTGGAGGCTTATCGCGCTGGGGGATACCAGGGTGAGATCGGCATCACGCTCAACTTCACGTGGGTGGACTCCGCATCGAACCGACCGGAGGACGTGGCTGCGGCTAGGCGCGAAGACGGGTTCGCCAATCGCTGGTTCATTGAACCGCTGATGAAGCGCCAGTACCCTTCCGATATGGTGGAGTGGGTTGAAGGACGCATTGGGGCGTTGGATTTTATCGAGCCAGGCGACTTGGAGTCGATTGCGTCGACTATCGATTTTCTCGGGATCAACTTCTACTCTCGCAATGTGGTACAGGCCGGTGCGGGGAATGCGCACTTAGAGAGTCAAGTCGTACAGCCGTCGGCGGATCGCGTGACAGATATGGGCTGGGAAATCCATCCGGAGTCTTTATACCGCCTGCTGACGTGGTTGAAGAGCGAGTATACGGCAGACCTACCGCTCGTCATCACGGAAAACGGCGCGGCGTTTCGAGATGAACTGGTCGATGGTGAAGTCCAGGACGTCGATCGCGTCAACTACGTGGCGGACCATTTGGAAGCTGCGAAGCGATTCATCGATGAGGGTGGGCCTCTCAAGGGATATTATCTGTGGTCGTTTATGGATAACTTCGAGTGGGCGTTTGGCTACTCGAAGCGATTCGGAATGGTATACGTGGACTACGCGACGCAAGTTCGCACGGTAAAAGCCAGCGGTAAGTGGTACAGCGGTCAAATCGCGCATCACCGCGCCGCGAACGTTCGCTAA
- a CDS encoding LacI family DNA-binding transcriptional regulator, with protein sequence MTTIYDIAKRAGVSATTVSKVLNGYPDVSLKTREKVQRITAELGYQPSAVARSLVTRRSMTVGVFFQDHVNSGFRHPFLHDVIASFKDVVGAAGYDLLFFSDVRDQHAAQGFAARAKHRDVDGLFLLGVPRTDPGLAALSRSQIPVVSVDLDLFGSRASYLSSDNVGGARKAVQHLVERGHRRIAFIGDRFGTKPGHDRMLGYQQSLQEWSLQYRSEWVLEGDFTEPSGYLAMKQLLGLDELPTAVFCASDMMAIGAMKAISEVGWCVGEEISLVGFDDIDLSRYVTPRLTTIRQNTEQMGEMAAKELLELMNTANKPPGVITVETDLIVRDSVRDLNG encoded by the coding sequence ATGACCACGATATACGATATTGCGAAACGTGCAGGTGTTTCGGCGACGACCGTATCGAAAGTGTTGAACGGATACCCTGACGTTAGTTTGAAGACACGTGAGAAGGTGCAACGGATCACCGCCGAGCTCGGTTATCAGCCGAGTGCCGTGGCGCGCAGCCTGGTCACGAGGCGTTCGATGACGGTGGGTGTATTCTTTCAAGACCATGTGAACAGCGGCTTTCGGCATCCGTTTTTACATGACGTCATAGCGAGTTTTAAAGACGTTGTCGGCGCTGCCGGATACGATTTGTTGTTCTTTTCAGACGTCCGGGATCAGCATGCGGCGCAAGGATTTGCGGCCCGCGCCAAACATCGCGACGTGGATGGTCTGTTTCTGCTCGGCGTCCCGCGGACCGATCCTGGACTCGCGGCGCTATCGAGAAGCCAAATTCCGGTTGTTTCGGTCGATCTCGATTTATTCGGGTCACGAGCCAGCTACTTGTCCTCGGACAACGTTGGCGGCGCACGCAAAGCGGTACAACACTTAGTCGAACGCGGACACCGGAGAATCGCGTTTATCGGCGATCGGTTTGGGACGAAACCCGGGCATGACCGGATGCTTGGTTATCAGCAGTCACTTCAGGAATGGTCTTTGCAGTACCGCTCCGAATGGGTGCTGGAAGGGGATTTTACGGAGCCGTCCGGCTATCTTGCCATGAAGCAGTTACTCGGCTTGGACGAATTGCCGACAGCCGTGTTTTGCGCTTCGGACATGATGGCGATCGGCGCCATGAAAGCGATATCAGAAGTGGGATGGTGCGTTGGCGAGGAGATTTCGCTGGTCGGTTTCGACGATATTGACTTATCGCGCTACGTGACGCCAAGGCTCACCACCATCCGCCAAAACACGGAGCAGATGGGCGAGATGGCAGCCAAGGAACTGCTCGAATTGATGAATACGGCGAACAAGCCACCGGGTGTCATCACGGTTGAAACGGACCTCATCGTGCGGGATTCGGTGAGGGACTTAAACGGTTAG
- a CDS encoding ABC transporter substrate-binding protein — MKETWKVGLITGAVAVMTASLVGCGTSNTTNSASGTEHSSTTSTPAQGKTMTIVPAPYGSFQDNFNPFQSATTANGGTFGLIYEPLFYYNLVGSQVYDLLGKSMTWSNQNKTLTVQLNTKAKWSDGQAFTSKDVTFTFDLLKKYPAIDTSGVWQKLQSVQAQGDGTVVFNFKQADVPFAMYVVQEPIVPQHLWASVGDPSKYTNPKPIGTGPFLLDKFSAQDYTMKANPNYWGGTVPVPEVNFPAYNSNDSANLALAQGGVDWGGQFIQNIDKVYGSKSPNNKYWFPPNNIVTLMPNLKNSILGDKTVRQAISMAVNRNDISTKGEYGYEPVATPSGIFSTMSAWQDPNLPAADQKFTYDPTAAKKLLTDAGYKLVNGVMTSPSGQPLKFTLDVVSGWTDWDADAQLVSEELKQIGIQVNVNQLQYAGYEAALQSHKFDMAIASSGSGPNPYYIFDNLLESHGSNNYEQWNNSATDQAFAAFESTTDQTKQKQAIYTVEQQLAENLPVIPLVYGATWYEYSTKDYTGWPDQSNPYVSPAPWSWPAAGIVIMHLKPTN, encoded by the coding sequence GTGAAGGAAACATGGAAAGTGGGACTCATCACTGGGGCAGTTGCAGTCATGACGGCCTCGCTCGTGGGATGTGGAACCAGCAATACCACCAACTCGGCTTCGGGGACAGAGCATTCGTCGACGACCTCGACGCCGGCGCAAGGCAAGACGATGACCATCGTCCCGGCTCCCTATGGCAGCTTCCAAGACAACTTCAATCCGTTCCAATCGGCTACCACGGCGAACGGGGGGACCTTCGGACTCATTTACGAGCCGCTATTCTACTACAACCTCGTCGGCTCCCAAGTGTATGACCTTCTGGGAAAGAGTATGACGTGGAGCAATCAGAACAAGACGTTGACGGTTCAACTCAACACGAAAGCCAAATGGTCAGACGGCCAAGCATTCACGTCGAAGGACGTCACTTTTACGTTCGACTTACTGAAAAAGTACCCAGCGATTGACACGTCGGGCGTGTGGCAGAAGTTGCAGAGCGTGCAGGCGCAAGGCGACGGAACGGTCGTCTTTAACTTTAAGCAAGCGGATGTACCGTTCGCGATGTATGTCGTTCAGGAACCTATCGTTCCACAGCATCTGTGGGCGAGTGTCGGCGATCCGTCGAAGTACACCAATCCGAAGCCAATCGGCACAGGTCCGTTCCTCTTGGATAAGTTCTCTGCCCAGGACTACACCATGAAGGCCAACCCAAACTATTGGGGTGGTACGGTTCCTGTACCGGAGGTCAACTTCCCGGCTTACAACAGCAATGACAGCGCAAACCTGGCGTTGGCTCAAGGCGGCGTGGATTGGGGTGGCCAATTTATTCAGAACATCGACAAAGTCTACGGATCGAAGAGTCCGAATAATAAATATTGGTTCCCACCAAATAATATTGTAACGCTAATGCCGAACTTGAAAAACTCTATCTTGGGTGATAAGACGGTGCGTCAGGCCATCAGTATGGCCGTCAACCGGAATGACATCTCGACAAAAGGCGAGTACGGGTACGAACCAGTTGCAACGCCTTCCGGGATCTTCTCGACGATGAGCGCCTGGCAAGATCCAAACCTGCCAGCGGCCGATCAAAAGTTCACGTACGATCCGACAGCTGCCAAGAAGCTGCTTACGGATGCGGGATACAAGTTGGTCAACGGCGTGATGACGTCACCGAGCGGCCAGCCTCTGAAGTTTACCTTGGATGTCGTCTCCGGTTGGACCGACTGGGATGCCGATGCCCAACTCGTGTCGGAGGAGCTCAAACAGATCGGGATCCAGGTGAACGTCAATCAGTTGCAATACGCCGGTTACGAGGCAGCCCTTCAGAGTCACAAGTTTGACATGGCTATCGCCTCTTCCGGCAGCGGACCGAACCCGTATTACATCTTTGATAATCTTCTGGAGTCTCACGGCTCCAATAACTACGAGCAGTGGAATAACTCTGCGACGGACCAAGCGTTTGCCGCTTTTGAATCCACGACGGACCAAACGAAACAGAAGCAAGCCATTTACACGGTCGAGCAGCAGCTCGCTGAGAACCTCCCAGTCATTCCGCTCGTGTACGGCGCGACCTGGTATGAATACAGCACCAAGGACTACACGGGGTGGCCGGATCAAAGCAATCCATACGTCTCCCCGGCTCCGTGGTCTTGGCCAGCTGCTGGCATCGTGATTATGCACCTGAAACCGACGAACTAG
- a CDS encoding ABC transporter permease: MRYLLNRLVFFIVSVWAAVTINFILPRMMPGDPAQAMFAKFTNTLTPQAMHALELQFGFSNQPLIVQYFTYLKGLVTGNWGLSFTYYPTPTTTVIGQSLPWTLGLVGLTTLISVFAGTGLGILIAWRRGKALDSTLPVASLFVQAAPYMWTGLILLYVFGFKLGWFPIAHGYADDTPPSFTLAFFLSALKHGILPAITIFLGSFSGWLIGMRNNMILTLGEDYVVFAEAKGVKPMRLVMMYAARNAILPQITSFAIAIGNVVSGSILTEVVYSYPGIGAQLNAAVLQQDYPLIQGAFLVIALAVLLANLIVDLLYSRLDPRVRTGGAAV, encoded by the coding sequence GTGCGATATCTACTGAACCGCTTGGTTTTCTTCATCGTGTCCGTGTGGGCGGCTGTGACTATCAATTTTATTTTGCCTCGCATGATGCCGGGGGATCCGGCGCAGGCGATGTTCGCAAAATTTACGAATACCCTGACCCCACAGGCCATGCATGCGCTTGAATTGCAGTTTGGCTTTAGCAACCAGCCACTGATCGTGCAGTATTTCACGTATCTCAAGGGCCTTGTCACAGGCAACTGGGGCCTCTCCTTTACCTACTACCCAACGCCGACGACGACGGTCATCGGTCAGAGCTTACCTTGGACGCTGGGCCTCGTGGGCCTCACAACGCTCATCTCCGTGTTCGCTGGTACTGGGCTCGGCATTCTCATCGCTTGGCGCCGCGGAAAGGCGCTCGACAGCACGTTGCCGGTTGCGTCCTTGTTTGTACAGGCCGCTCCCTATATGTGGACGGGACTCATTTTGCTCTACGTGTTCGGCTTCAAGTTAGGTTGGTTCCCAATCGCTCATGGATATGCAGATGACACGCCACCTTCTTTCACGCTGGCGTTTTTCCTAAGCGCATTGAAACACGGGATACTCCCGGCCATCACCATCTTCTTAGGATCGTTCAGCGGTTGGCTGATTGGCATGCGCAACAATATGATTCTCACGCTCGGCGAAGATTACGTCGTGTTCGCGGAGGCAAAAGGCGTAAAGCCGATGCGGCTGGTGATGATGTACGCGGCGCGCAACGCGATTCTGCCACAAATTACGAGCTTTGCGATCGCGATTGGCAACGTCGTGAGCGGCTCGATTTTGACGGAGGTCGTCTATTCCTACCCAGGAATCGGCGCCCAGTTGAATGCAGCCGTGCTGCAGCAGGACTATCCGCTCATCCAGGGGGCATTTCTCGTCATCGCGTTGGCAGTCCTCTTGGCCAACCTGATTGTCGATTTGCTGTATAGCCGACTGGATCCACGCGTTCGGACAGGAGGTGCCGCTGTATGA
- a CDS encoding ABC transporter permease: MMSEPAQNPVELQVASYRSRALGTLRLFFKNGKSVVGVCLFVIFILLAVFAPLIAPYNPLSTNFTQDLSPSHTHLLGTTTTGQDIFSQFVYGTRATLTVGVGAGVISTIIGLAFGVTAGYRGGWVDNVLNFITNIFLVLPSLALLIVIESLVHNTTPLLNGLIIGLTGWAWGARVFRAQAMSLRGREFVTAAVLSGASSIRIMVTEIIPNMTSVIASNIIFAILGAILAESGLAFLGLESVNSVSWGTMLYWSQAGGALLNGAWYWFVPPGLGIALVGLSLVLMNFSIDQLTNPRLRQERGGKRRGRKNARLGA; this comes from the coding sequence ATGATGTCGGAGCCCGCACAGAATCCTGTCGAGTTGCAGGTTGCCTCGTATAGGTCGAGGGCGCTTGGTACCCTACGTCTCTTCTTCAAGAATGGAAAGTCGGTTGTCGGTGTGTGTCTATTTGTCATCTTCATTTTGCTCGCCGTGTTTGCTCCCCTGATTGCACCCTACAACCCGCTATCGACGAACTTTACGCAAGACTTGTCGCCGAGCCACACGCACCTCTTGGGCACGACGACCACCGGCCAGGATATCTTTTCGCAGTTTGTCTATGGTACGCGTGCAACGCTGACGGTCGGCGTCGGTGCGGGTGTGATTTCGACTATCATCGGACTGGCTTTCGGTGTCACAGCAGGATATCGCGGCGGCTGGGTCGACAACGTGTTGAACTTCATTACGAACATTTTTCTTGTGCTGCCGAGTCTGGCGCTCTTGATTGTCATCGAGTCGTTGGTTCATAACACCACCCCGCTTCTAAATGGACTCATCATCGGATTGACCGGCTGGGCTTGGGGCGCCCGCGTGTTTCGGGCACAGGCGATGTCGCTGCGCGGCCGCGAGTTCGTCACCGCCGCCGTGCTTTCTGGTGCGTCGTCCATCCGCATCATGGTGACGGAGATCATCCCGAATATGACCAGCGTCATCGCGTCGAACATCATCTTCGCCATCCTTGGCGCGATTCTCGCCGAGTCGGGGCTCGCGTTTCTCGGACTCGAAAGCGTCAACTCCGTCAGTTGGGGCACGATGCTCTACTGGTCGCAGGCGGGCGGTGCACTGCTGAACGGCGCTTGGTACTGGTTCGTCCCGCCGGGCCTCGGGATCGCGCTCGTTGGCCTTTCCTTGGTCCTGATGAATTTCAGCATCGACCAACTTACGAATCCACGCCTACGCCAGGAACGAGGAGGGAAACGCCGTGGACGCAAAAACGCCCGTCTTGGAGCTTGA
- a CDS encoding ABC transporter ATP-binding protein yields MAEQTNFVEVEHLKIRFPIRQKGGQAFITPVDDVSFKIRPGEVLALVGESGSGKSTIGRSLVRILEPSEGRIQVGGKDVTHIKGTALTQYRKVAQMVFQDPFGSLNPVRTLEKHLTFPLKKYRGGSAKEISQHVDDLFLRVGLTPVPEFRAKYPHELSGGQRQRVAIARALAVNPAFVVADEPISMLDVSIRAGILELMNELKRDFNLSYLYITHDLASARYFGDRIMVLYGGRVMETATSRELLERPMHPYTRLMFAATPGSNWDTPLPETSNEAPNLLEGRKGCPFAHRCPFVKDSCREETPVLRALSDQHHVACHFAEELA; encoded by the coding sequence ATGGCCGAGCAGACAAACTTTGTCGAAGTCGAACACCTGAAAATTCGCTTCCCGATCCGGCAAAAGGGAGGGCAAGCGTTCATCACGCCAGTGGACGACGTGAGCTTCAAGATTCGGCCAGGAGAGGTGTTGGCCTTGGTCGGGGAGTCCGGAAGCGGGAAGAGCACCATCGGGCGCTCCCTGGTACGCATCCTGGAGCCATCGGAAGGCAGGATTCAGGTGGGCGGCAAGGACGTGACGCACATCAAGGGCACAGCCCTCACGCAGTACCGCAAAGTGGCGCAAATGGTGTTCCAGGACCCATTTGGCTCGCTGAATCCAGTGCGGACCTTGGAGAAGCACTTGACCTTCCCGTTAAAGAAATACCGCGGCGGGAGCGCGAAGGAGATCTCGCAGCACGTGGACGACTTGTTCCTACGCGTGGGATTGACGCCAGTGCCAGAGTTTCGCGCGAAGTACCCCCACGAACTGTCAGGGGGACAGCGGCAGAGGGTAGCCATTGCGCGCGCATTGGCGGTGAACCCGGCGTTCGTGGTCGCGGACGAGCCGATTTCGATGCTCGACGTGTCGATCCGGGCGGGCATCCTGGAACTGATGAACGAACTGAAGCGGGACTTCAACTTGTCCTATTTATATATCACCCACGATCTCGCCTCAGCGCGCTACTTTGGCGACCGCATCATGGTGTTGTATGGCGGGCGGGTGATGGAGACGGCAACGTCGAGAGAGTTGCTGGAGAGGCCGATGCATCCGTATACGCGCTTGATGTTCGCGGCGACGCCGGGCAGCAATTGGGATACGCCGCTGCCGGAGACGAGCAACGAGGCGCCGAACTTGCTCGAGGGGCGCAAAGGGTGCCCATTTGCGCATCGCTGCCCGTTCGTGAAGGACAGCTGCCGCGAGGAAACACCTGTGCTGCGGGCGCTATCGGACCAACATCACGTCGCGTGCCACTTCGCTGAAGAATTGGCATGA